ATTCTAATGTGTTATGTTGAAACTGATGTTATTTACAGTTTTGcctcaatattattattattattattgttattattattatttttattatttttttttaatgtagattGTAACCTGAAGAAATAAACTCTGATGTTGCCCACTCCGGTGCAGTACGTGGCGCTATGAACCATTTAACGTTGGTTGTAATCGGccaataaaataaaagaagaagaatCCAACAGAATAGGAGAGTGCAACAAGGCTCTTTGCATTTTTCTGAGGGAAACAGGGCTAATAAATAAGATATGTATTCTAATGTATTATGTTGATACTGATGTTATTTACAGTTTTGcctctatattattattattattattattattattattattattattattattattattattacatattttgttatttttattttttaatgtagatCGTAACCTGAAGAAATAAACTCTGTTGTTGCACACTCCGGTGCAGTAGGTGGCGCTATGAACCATTTAACATTGTTTGTATTCGGccaataaaataaaagaagaagaatCCAACACGAATGGGAGAGTGCAACAAGGCTCTTTGCATTTTTCTGAGGGAAACAGGgctaataaataagatatatatTCTAATGTATTATGTTGATACTGATGTTATTTACAGTTTTGcctctatattattattattattattattattattattattattattattattattattattattatattttttatgtagATTGTAACCTGCAGTAATGAACTCTGATGTTGCCCACTCCGGTACAGTAGGTGGCGCTATGAACCGTTTAACGTTGTTTGTATTCGGCCAATAAAATAAGAGAAGAAGAATCCAACATGGCGGCGCCCTGTAGCAGTAGTTAATTTGACAGAAGATGACTTAGGTCACAGAACCGTCTTTTAATTCATATATTAATTAAAATCGGAGCAGGAGGAGACATGTTTCCAGAGGCCGCTCGGAGCCTAAAGGCCGCGGCTCCTGTCTTTTGTCAGTCCGTCTTCTGGGGGGAGGTGAGGCTGTTGGCGGTCACACATGGAGGCTCCGGCCGCCTGCAGGCCCACAGACACTTCAGCATCAGCCGGCGAACCGCAGCCAAGATCCAGCCTCCTCCCAGACCCAGGGAGCGGGTGGAGATCCCCGGACTAGAGAGGGTCACTTATGCGGAGAGGATGCACTATGTGCCGGGGCTGTCCAAGCCTGTTAACCCGCACTGGGAGAGGGACTACAAGGACCCGAGATATTACAAGTCACCCCCGGTTCATGAGATGGTCCTGAATAAAGAGGAACCGTGTTATGTGTTTCACCAGAGGACCAACATACTGGAAGGTAAAATAACACCTGAGCTGATTAGGTCAACATATATTATATTTTACTTTACTAAATCTTGTAGAAAGTGTGCAAATAAGAAtgatgaggaaaaaaacaacGTGTTAATGAAACCAAAAAGTAGTTGTATGGTCATCctgcaaatctaatttaatttaatttaatttttatttgcacaaaatataaacagcaatagaaaaaacaacaacattcaaacaagtaacaaaattgtgcaggagaggttagaagccaaaaagaaggcttaaaTGAATAcgtcccccgaaatgaacaatacacacaaaagaaaaaagaatttaaaactacaatataactgaaataataaactaaagtaaaaacaataaaaatgtaatccacattacaaatcatcaaatacaaatcaagtgatatacagctttacattttttcatgaattgaagtccttttcagatgctttttaaacaatgataaagtagattttgattgaagttcaggtcttagattattccagatttggtccaccatatttcagagaataccgacagactgaagttcagcagtacggaagataaaatttgcttgaaaatcgtgtcggaaagttgtgaataacagaagacaacataaagaaattgtgaaaaactttaggaagaatatgagaaaagtgaacatatttgtacatgaagacacaggtctggtaaacgttcacatcaaaaactgagagaagtttgaattttttgaaaagaggagcggATGAGTTGAGTCTCTTTGAAAAATCTctcctgctttaacccataaagacccagcggtacttttgtgtcagttcccaagttaaattttctttatatttaacctctcaagtgatttatcaccatttattataatattatcttttgtattttgtattttatcagtatgaatcatgtattttcctatttaatttagtgatcatgtagatgttcataaaagctcagattaaagttaagggttattacatcagaatcatagaaaactgaagaaaaatgacattttcaatcCAATctgccattaactgaacataagcccagtgtgtccatccactgtcattgatccaactccatgggttttactggtgaatcaatgttgtagaagatgatgatgtttccatggtaactacggagcctctgaacgtccaaatgggtcatatctgatgaccatgaaaagatgaataactgcattttacaccaattattgacatactgtaggttgataggattagtggatcaaccggtattaaacagtttagatcagtagatggttttgatcggtgatggatgtttgggtctttatgggttactccCAACCTGATGAGCTTGTCATGCAAAACCTTGTATCAGTTACatccttctctctctttctttcaggTATGACCCAGGCTCTGTGGTTAACCAAAACACAGCTGATCTCTGGTCTGACCCCTCAACTTCTTTCTCTGGCCCAGAATCCTGCCAATCAGATCCCAGATCAGGATGAACGTGTGCAGAATGCCATCAAACATGCACGTTTCTGGGACACAACAGAACAGCGGCCATGCAAGGAGAGATACAGGTGTGATGAcagaaatccatccatccattttctaccgcttatccggggctgggttgcAGAGGcagcagtctaagcagggatgcccagacttccccctccccagacacctcctctagctcttctggggggatcccgaggtgttcccaggccagccgagagacatagtctctccagcgtgtcctaggtcttccccgacaGAAATACGAACAAATACGAAGAATTAAAAAAGATGTTTAAGAGCTTTTTAGGaagaaagtgacattttttaTTGTAGCTGGAAAACAAATACAAGCTTGAATATGAAAGTATCATTGTTAGATCACTGACAGTTTTGAGAATATGCAGCATTTTGACGTGTTGGATATAGTGGAGTCAAGAAAGAAGGTCTTTCTCCAAAGATGCATTAATAAGACCatgaatttactttttatttgcatttaaaagtaGTGTAACTAATCTGCTGAATGCATCAAGCACAAAGTGATGTACTGTGGCACATGTTCATGTCACCACTAAGCATAAGGCTCTTCAGTCTGTTCAAGGAAAAGTAAGCCTTTCCTTctcactgtttttatttctgttctcCAGTATGACTCTGCTGCACAACCTGCTCCATCTATGTGCAACTCTGCAGGCCAGTCACCCAGCTGTCGGACGGAGGGTTCCTGTGGAAAAGTACTCACTGGCAGCAACATGGAAAAGAGGTATTATAAGCCACTTTCTGAAATGACATCATGTTATATTTTACATGTGGTATCGTTATTGACACTGGGATGTCACATTGCTATACAGAAAGACAAGAAAAATAAGCAGTAAATGCAAATTCAGGGCAAAGGCTTGCAATGTGAGTGTCAAATATCGTCTTAAGTTAAATGAGAGTTTCTGAGCCTTATATTGCCTTCAAataactgttcattacagtcatttcagtctttatttagATCGCATATATGCTCTTTGTTTGCAGAACAACTGGACAGATGAACATGCAAGAAACAGAAATAGTCGCACATAACATAATGCAActctgagaagaagaaaaaaaaaatagatttgagGAAAGAATAGGCTTGAAAACCTTAAACCAGGAATGTCTAATTAActcattcaggggccacaaacagcccAAAATGAGGGCAGGACCAGTTAAATGATATAATAATAGCCTATACATAATGTCAACTGTaaaatttctctatgttttagagtgaaacaagtaaaattacattataaaaatccTTAcgtttacaaaatatccttttaaaaaatgtgaataacatgaataacccgaaatttcttgagaaaaataaatgcagttttaacaactttatgtctcagcttatcatttacacatgtgcattacaacttacagatcccagtggatctacaaagacacaaaacatgtagtaacaggaatgatattattaaaatttcacttctcttaagacatttcatgttgttcttatttgttcaggttattcccataatttgtgaaagtatagtttgtagatgtacaccTTTTCATGTAATCTGGAATATGAAGTGAATGGAAATCTTATTTTATCATATCAGGgtctcaaacaaagacaaaaatttggagttgtcattatttttagatagtattttactggtcggattCACCTGATATTGAATTGGGCTGTATGCTGCCACTGAACTTAAAAGATATGGAAACTCTTCACTGTTGatattttcaatgtaatttttctgtttcacaaattcatcccgcaggccggattggaccttttggcaggcgtttttttttttggggctgcagactgtatgtttgacatccctggtttaaaGCACTCATTGATCTTTTCTTTCAACCGGATCTTTCAGCTGAGAATAAGACGCACCCTGTGGCTTCTTCAGTCCAgtaaaatgaatgactgaaattAACCATTTCATCTTTTGTTGTATTTATCAGGTGAAGACCTGTTCCAGATTCGGGGTATGAACGGTTTACTCCATACCTGCATGGATCCACTCCCAGCAGCCTCTGGGAAACAGGAAATTGCTGACACTGCGGGTCACGTCCTAGAAACCTTCTACCCCGTCTCTCCCACCATTGACCTGCAGAAAGTTCAAGTGTACAATGAGGAGGTGAACAgcacaggtaaacacacacacacacagtccacagtTCATGACGCATATAAAGTgaattcatttcttttttttcttattatataTATCATCTAAACACCTCCTTCTCTCAATCAGGTTTCAGGGAAGACTACCCCTATCCCCACGCCCACACTCTTTACTTCCATGATGCGCAGGATCCTGGTTGTAAACTCCTCTCAGATCAGTTAAGAGCAAAGATGATTATGTTTGCTTTTGGAAACGCCTTGGCCCGTGCACACTTACTGTATGGGGTAAGAGCACATACATCGATCAGTCATAACACTCTGACCACTGACAGACAAAGTGGTATtaaatgtaattattatcattacaATGGAACCtgtcagtggggggggggggggcgtatatGAGGCAGCAAGTAAACATTTAACCCTCGAAGTGGATATGTTgaggctgatttttcttcctgagtgagagttgaagaaaccaaaCAATTACTGGTGGTGTAAATGATCACTAGTGGTCAGACCATTAATatgttttttcaagaaatctaCAGGTAGAACACGTAAAACAACtataatataaaaaatcaacGTGGAGTAAAATGAGTAGAAACAAactctgatgcattttgtaagtggagacaaaaatgtaaataaaattaaccctAAGAGGCAAGTAAAAACATTTCTTGCATCAATGTTTACtgcaaaatattaaattataaaaaaacaacagtgaaacCCCTGAATTGTATGATTTCAAATTACCTTTGACCCActgtttttttgactttttaagtttgtttgtgttagaaaattaaaaaaaaaaacccagaatagaatagaatagaatatatctttattgtcattgtacatttgtacaacgaaaaaaagtgtaaaaaaggaaagaaagaattcATTAATTAATAATTGAATTGGTCTGAGATTTTCAAACCTCAACACTTCAAcctctttgtgtctgtgtgtgtttgtgtgtcagactCAACCTCAGAGTGTATTGGATCATCCTGTAACAGTACAGGCGGTGGCAACCAACGGAAGAATTTTCCAGTTCTTGGTTTTCCAGCTCAACAGTACAGATCTCTCAGGAGATGACGGCATCAAGAACCAGGTGATTTATCTGAACTAtcaagtatttttgtgaaaatgcaCTGACTGTGaagaaaacaacattaaaaaactaCAGCTTCTGCATAAACCAAATAGAAGAGAAGCTCTAGATTAAGGCTATCATGAACAGTCATTCAGCCTCATGATGCATTAAAATGCAGCCAATAATCACTCAGTTTCCAGTTAAAGATGAAATACACCATTCTGGATTATGCTTTTAATTAAGAGTTTTCCAGCTCAGACAGAAACATAACTTTATGATCCTAGGATTTCTGCTTTTTGGCTGTTTCTAAAAGTATTTGTGCTCTTTGCAGGTTTGGGTGGATAAGGATGCTGAGCTGTACAAATACGCCAAAGTCAGACCATTAATCAAGAAGAAACAAGTGGTGGTAAGACAATGATCaatttctgattctgttgtgaaTGTGACAAACATACAAACCAAAAAAGAAAGATTGATATGAGATTGAGTCCTCAATATAAACAGTCAAATGAGATGTCGGACATTTCCAATTTATGTGTTGCTTCATTTGACAGGGAAGGTCCTCATTAGTTGACGGAAACATTATCTATCAGCAAACATCAGCTTAAAAACAgagacaacaaagaaaaaaaaagaaaatgacacaaaTAATCCAAATCATGACTTAAACAATGGGAAAAAATAcagtaatatataatatataaacagGCACCAGAGCAGACTGTATATAACAATTCTagcactgaataaataaatatacactacAGTAAAGTAAAGCACCAGCAGACAGGTCCAACTATGTTCAATGTTCAcacttagttatttatttatcacaGCTTCAGCTCAGAAATATAAGAATGGTAGAGGTAGAGaatcctttaacctcctaagacccagctatgggttttctgtccacatttgtagacaagagtttcacaactttatacacaaaaaaaagaaaagaaaactgtccaccacactgcatctgaaaaaactgttgcatcatgatgtttccaatataggcacttatttaataaaaacaaaaaaaagcttgtactttgctgacatttcctgggtctcaggaagttaatCTGGTTATTTGAAAGCTGGATCTCaaaatctgacattttatcacatttaagaAAGAGTATGTGAACTCTGTGGAAATTCATAGTTTTCTGAATGAAGTGGCCttatatatcccacccactgacagatcCCATTATAATGATATATTTaaaattaataccactttgtCTATGAGTGGTCAGAATGCTATGACTGATTGGTGTATGATTTAGCTCTAGTAATCCtcattgcattctttttttttttttttttttttttttaatatctttttatttcacacaagAGAATCCTtcagatacagtacaaacatagtcatactgggtctcactttttacaattctcctttgtgcattcttcccacctcccatccctaaagaaataaatcaactaaacacactcaaaagtaacaggccaaaaatatacatgtcttaaaaaaaaaaaaaaaatttaataataatagaaaaaaaaatcatcattgcGTTCTTAACAAATCTAAaattatttctattctatttaccGATTGGAATCAGTCCATGCACCCATATACTAAAATACTGACACAGTATGTAATTAATCCCCTGGTACTGTTATATCAGGATCTGCACTAGTGCATGACTGTTTGGAAAAGTCAGTTCACAAAGTTTATGAATATGTTGAACCTTCTTCTCCATATCAGAGGAGGACATCTCCTTGTGTACATTGTGTGTTTACTGAATGTATACTGGATTTGTGTGATTCTTTAAGCTGTAACAGTGATCGGTTGCTGTTAATCTTCTCACTCAGGTACCGGCTGGACTGGAAGGATACAACCCTGAAACATTCACCAAGTTCCTGGCTCTGTACCTGAACGGAGCTGTGTAGgactctgtatgtgtgtttgtgtgtctgtacagaaAACACCCTCCTCCTTTACAGTCAATCAGCCTGTTTTCAGAGACTGAAACAGTGGCTTGTTTTCATCCCAGTATTTCTTTTTGTTACTAGAACACAATAAATAAAACTCATTCTGGATACAGGAGTGTTGACATTTGTTTATATGTAAGTGTTTCATCAGTTGTACACACTGATATGGTCCAGAACTGCAAACATAAGGGCAATGTAGGAAAAATATCAGCCTATGTGCATGTCTAAACATAAATATCTGATTTTTCAACCCTCTACAGTACATTTGTATATGTCTTAGCAGTGCTTGGGTTTCTATATGTTCTCAATAATGCTAAACAGAACAGGTCTGTTGTTAATGTCACTAGTAAAACCTTTACTGTAGCAGGTTCAAACATGTCGCATATCCAGTTCTCTGGGTGTGAACAGTGTAAACATGATAACGTATCActggactggcggagagttgttAGCTcttgtgcccttgagcaaggcacttaacccccctatTTGATCCCTGGGCGCCTGATAGgggagcccactgctcctagtgtgcagtgtgtgatgcatgcatgatctagtgatgggttaaaggcagtgtgtggtgcatgtgcatgtttgaagaTTCTTCTTCATCTTATTACCCTGAAGGtaatatttaaaatgtaaaaaaaataaaataaaaatcagcttTTCAACATATAACCTCGGACCCTGGGCTACAAGTTTAAAGCTGCTAAAACATTTGTGACTTTtgctaaaatgttgaaaaatgcagattatatttttcttaattctttGTCTTGTATCTAGAACATTGTGTGGCCTGAATGTAAGCAAGTTATTTATGTAGCATACAGTATTTCATACATATAGACAATTCAGAGGGTTTTGTACAGATAAAAGGAACATCAAGAGAAAAcagcaataacactggtcaacaacacatttattgtttaagttttttgagctgatctaggatcattttggtgtgctgaatccaaaaatcacattaattttgctcaatcaggtcaactttctgaactatgctacatattggctttttaacatttttgcttacatttatgggcattttcacatcatatgatacaaaattctttcatatttcttgcaataaacgagttctgaagattttacttttgccaatttaagaTTAATGGTTTttctaatattacaggtgaatgaaatggcttcgactagaagatcttgcaaaaataagcctgacgtattgtgctacatctgcggtgaatacaccattgtacctaacaggaatcctgttagaaaatgattttttttctcttaaaacctattttgggtgagaactatataaaaaatcaactgataaagtcacaaaaatgtaattaattttgtgaaacgatcaaatttttcaaaatcaaattagcaaaaaaacctgacctgattgagaaaaacagatgtcatttttggatttagcgatgcaaaatggtcctaattcagctgaaaaaacctagacaacttgcaaaaaacatttttttgtaacccagtgtaataaatgatcaataatataataaaagatTGCTGATCAGTAGATTTTTAGCTCTTTGATGGTTAAATGATTAAAATAAGATTCAGTGCTGCAGACAGCATTAACCCTCAAATATCTAAATAGTTTCCAACtgcaaaaagcatctactgatctaaaatgtttaataacctttgaaccactaaacccatcaatgcatgtaaataaatgagtatattcttttcatagtcatcagatatgacccatttggacattcaggggcttcacagtgaatgtggaaacaacgTCTTCTGTAGCAtttattcaccaataaaacccatactgtttgactaatgacagtggttatagGTGGTTGTTTTTATGTGGAAGCcgaaagtcacttttgcttccgTTTTCTCCTCTGATCAAACTTTTTACTCCGACCTTTAAAggacatctacatcaggggtgtcaaactcattttcttccgggggccacattcggcccaatttaatccaaagtgggccggaccagtaaaataacagaatgatagccaataaataatgacaactccaaattgttttagtgcaaaaaataacattcaattatgccagtatttacatttacaaactatccaaacaaaagggatgtgaataacctggaaaaaaagaaattttaaagaaatataagtaaaattttatcaatattatgcctcaacttatcatctaTACATatccattacagatcagatctacaaaggcacaaaacatttagtaacaggcagaatattgttaaaactgtacttaattttcttcagacatttcaggttgttcatatttgttcaggttattcacattttattgttacaggatagtttgtaaatgtaaatattttcataacttaatgttttttgcacttaatcaaagagaaaaaatgggtgttgtcattatttataggttattatgatattatttttgagtctgatgccctaacttgcactttgcaaattcatcccgtgggctggattggaccctttggtgggccggttttggcccctgggccgcatgtttgacacctgtgatctacatcaaCAGTAAATATCATATAGGGAaacatctgatttacactgaaaaatacaaaatgcagaggataatattatgataattcCCTAATTAAAAGTTACATGTTGAGGAAAATTCATttagaagtcaccacaaaaatagttgtaggtttTCAAGGGTTAATCTTAATCAAAACACCAGGGTTGTGCTGTTTCTCACACTTCTGCATTGGCACAAATTCTAAACAAAATGACACACATGAGGCACTGGCAAGATGAAAAAAAGGTCCAGATACACACATTCCTGTTTTGGCTGGCTCTTATGTTCCACGGATTTATACAACACATAATGGGAACATGACAAAGGGTCCATTGTTGCCCACCTCCACACGTATTTGAGCACATTAGAGACAGCTGACGATGAGTTTCATGTGCACTTGTATTAAAAAGAGGAAACCTTGAGCCATGAATTGACTAAATTTCATGTCAGCATATTTTTCTGTCTGGAAAGGTGGACCACAGTAGGCACAAAGTGCACCAGGGTGTCAGTGAGCCTACGTCCTTAAATGCACTTTGACAAGAATGGTCAACAGTAAAGAAACACTCTGAAAACACTGTACACTCccacatgagaaaaaaacaacctgaGGAAACATTACACAGAAGAAACTGCAGAGATTAACCTAaactaacttttttctttttctttttgagaTTTTTTGTGCACGTCAAGTTAACAAAAATACACCACAAGTGTGGAGCCAGCCTTCAAAATAAAGTACAACATATAGTTTTGTATGTTTAGGTTGTACTTACTGATTTGAGGAAAATAGAAATGTAACAGTATAGAAATTGTAAAAGTATAAAAGATATTAGTATGATCTGCAAAGTGTACATTAAAGTTGTATCAAAAGCAGAAAATACACAGAATGGCTCCTTGCAAAATATTGTATTATAGATTATTGTCTGATTCTGTTTTTATTACATCAAAGAACATTTCAAAGCTTTGTTTTGTCAAAGTGCATCCAATTTGTGATACTGTGCATATTACTGGGCAGATTACTATTTAGCAGTAGCATTACTACACTAGTACTGCATAATATCACATAAACATACCATATTTTACCCCCTATTACTGTCAAAGGTAAACTGTAACAAGTAGctgttttaaaaatttataaaataaatacaaaatgtatgaataaatgtgaaataatttactaaattctatcaaaatttgtgggatgaatttgtaaaatacaaaaattacactgaacatattaaacaTTAAGGGCTTGAAAAtcgttttagtttaggggccacattcagcccaatttgatttcaagagcagcgtaaaataatagcataatgacctataaataataacaattccaatttttagtataaaaagtacaatacaatGACAATATTTACAATTGAAAGCTATCCCTTCACACAAATATGAAtattacctgttactaaatgttctgtgtctttgtagatccactgtgatctgtaaattgtaatgcacatgagtgaatgataagatgagacataatattgttaaaattgggcttattttcttaagaaatttgatttcattcatgttattcacatgttttaaaggacagtttggagATGTAAAATTGTCAGtatgtaatttgacatttttcactctaaaacacggAGAAAAGCTTGTAGTTCAAGGTTCActgtattgtcattacatgtaatatatacatgaaacaaaatcagCACTCAGGACCTGCAATGTACATCGTAAAagtcctataaaatgaatcctatattaaaaataataacagtaacacttgataataacaataaaacttaataataaataatgaataaataatgcataaatacTGCAGTGCAAGATTAAAATGAGCAGCATATCAGGAGATAATAtggaggagataaggcttgtggaatcagtgacatcttttaaattatttcttaaaacacatttttatagacttgcttttatgtgatgtctgtctctttttaaccttttaatttttaattttaaattagatttttatcctgtttgattattaatttgtttcacacatctctcttattgtgttgcctctgttttagtgtttttacttgcttcgtgtatcccgctgttgtgccctctgtcaaaacACTTTGTAAACttggtttttaaaggtgctatacaaataaagttattattattattattattattattattattattattattattattattattattattattattatcattattattattattattatattaaaacagtacagttgacattatttataggttattaatctATTTTTTAATTAATCCTGCCCTTATTTTgggctgtttgtggcccctgaactaaaatgaatttcatATCCCTGGCTTAAAGTTTTCAGTcttgttatttattatatattattttgctttttgtctCAGAGTTGCATGATGTTTTGTGCTACTACATCTGTTTCTTGCatcttttataggttattatgtttttactttactggtctgacccactagagatcatactgggctgtatgtggcccctgaactaaaatgagtttgacagcttggtttatggcacaggtgtcaaacatgcggcctgggggccaaatccggtacgccaaagggtccaacccggcccgcaggatgaatatgtgaaaaattgcaaaaattacactgaagatattaagaatcagtggtgtcaaaatcactttaattcaggttccacatacagacacatactgtccaattagatttcaagtgggtcagaaccagtaaaatattatcattataatctataaataatga
The DNA window shown above is from Sphaeramia orbicularis chromosome 17, fSphaOr1.1, whole genome shotgun sequence and carries:
- the mrpl37 gene encoding large ribosomal subunit protein mL37, which translates into the protein MFPEAARSLKAAAPVFCQSVFWGEVRLLAVTHGGSGRLQAHRHFSISRRTAAKIQPPPRPRERVEIPGLERVTYAERMHYVPGLSKPVNPHWERDYKDPRYYKSPPVHEMVLNKEEPCYVFHQRTNILEGMTQALWLTKTQLISGLTPQLLSLAQNPANQIPDQDERVQNAIKHARFWDTTEQRPCKERYSMTLLHNLLHLCATLQASHPAVGRRVPVEKYSLAATWKRGEDLFQIRGMNGLLHTCMDPLPAASGKQEIADTAGHVLETFYPVSPTIDLQKVQVYNEEVNSTGFREDYPYPHAHTLYFHDAQDPGCKLLSDQLRAKMIMFAFGNALARAHLLYGTQPQSVLDHPVTVQAVATNGRIFQFLVFQLNSTDLSGDDGIKNQVWVDKDAELYKYAKVRPLIKKKQVVVPAGLEGYNPETFTKFLALYLNGAV